One genomic window of Oryctolagus cuniculus chromosome 11, mOryCun1.1, whole genome shotgun sequence includes the following:
- the PDRG1 gene encoding p53 and DNA damage-regulated protein 1 translates to MLSPEAERVLQYLVEVEELAEEVLADKRQIVDLDTKRNQNREGLRALQKELSGSEDVTVCFGSMFIKMPHPQTKEMIEKDQDHLDKEIDKLRKQLKVKVNRLFEAQGKPELKGFNLNPLNPAELKALKVILKG, encoded by the exons ATGCTGTCCCCCGAGGCGGAGCGAGTGCTTCAGTAcctggtggaggtggaggagctcGCGGAGGAGGTGCTGGCGGACAAGCGGCAG ATTGTGGACCTGGACACCAAAAGGAATCAGAACCGAGAGGGCCTGAGGGCCCTGCAGAAGGAGCTCAGCGGCTCTG AGGATGTGACGGTGTGCTTCGGGAGCATGTTTATCAAGATGCCGCACCCTCAGACCAAGGAGATGATTGAGAAAG ATCAGGACcatctggataaagaaatagaCAAACTGCGGAAACAACTTAAAGTGAAGGTCAACCGCCTCTTTGAGGCCCAAG GTAAACCGGAGCTGAAGGGCTTTAACCTGAACCCCCTCAACCCAGCTGAGCTTAAAGCTCTCAAGGTCATCTTGAAAGGATGA